The Acropora palmata chromosome 3, jaAcrPala1.3, whole genome shotgun sequence nucleotide sequence TTATACTTTAGCCCTGTTGAAGTTAAATGTCTCCATCTGTCACCTCCAAAGTTTGAAAACTCATCCTGTACTGTTAGTAAAATATGGGACCACATGGAATGACATTAAACCAAGATACAAGATAAAACTTCATCAACAGTGATACACATAATAACCAAACCCACATCCCACTATCCACTATCAATTTTAGTAAACCATTGTACAAAAGATGTCGTGACGTCAAACaccaaacaacaaaatttcgGCTTGTGTGAAAAGTCATACGAGGGATGATGCTTGGATTAATGGTGATGCCAGCTTGGAAAGTGGGGAGAAGAAGGTTTGTGAAAACAAGGTCCATTATTGCTGAAATTGGTCAAAACCATTTCCAGGTTGCATCATCAGTTGTGATTCGACTGGACCTTTTGTGCCCATGCAAAAGGAGGACTTAGTCCAAGGAAAACTGTGTTCTGTGTGTAATCTCTATTCTCCTAGAGAACCTGCTCACAGGAAATCACCATGGATAcacaaagaacaaaataattactcGTGATATTCCAAGAGCCACATCATAGGGTTTACCAATGGTTTATCTAACCACAAGTGTAGTTCCACTAATTAGGAAGCAGAAACAGGAAACCGCAGAACAAATACGATGCATATTGGGGATTTTACTTTTGAATTGCACCACATAGCCTGGCACATCATCAAGTAACAGAGATTCAGCAAAAAGCATGGCCACCTTTTGAGCTTCACTGtgagtttatttttttgttgtgtttttgaaTATTCATCATGATATTCTTTGTTGGGACATTCACTGTATTTCTAGTTTGGACCAGGAGATGAAGAAAACGACGCTGCATTCTACAACGGTTATTTATTCCAGAGAAATTGCGTTGACCTCGCGTAACCATTTGAAGTGTAACCGAACTATAACCTGACCTTCAACCTAAGGTTATCCCAACCCAAATAACCTCCTGCGAAACCTTGGGCAGACAATCTGTATCGCCACTGCTATTCGTCGGGTTATTAGGGGACCCAGGTTTAATGATATATTGAACTATTTTAGGTCTCTTGTTAGTTTGCGTAAACTGAACGTCGAGTCACGTCTCACAGGTCCTGACGTTTAATGGAAAACATGCATAACTATGATTTTGCCGCATTATTTAAGTTTCCAATTTCATGCTTGAAGTTTCACCAGCCACCATTTTTGGCGTTCTTGAATCCTTAAAAGTTAAGAGCTGTTGAGATTTTACCATAACAAAACCGTTTATGAAAGCAGACACTAGTTAATTTTATGTATACGTTTAGCCTAATTTCAAGGGTTTCATTGTGTTGAGATATTCGTTGCCTCTATTGAGCCTCTTACCTGAAGAAGAGCGGCACCTCTTCCACCGCGACCTGCCATTCTTTTGCTATAAGGAGCTAAAACCTTAAAATCACTTAAAACACTAAAACTTGCTAAAAATTAAACAGCcgtttgaattttgtttcccctCGCACAGTGCACTTACTTCGAACCGCTACTACAGCGGGCACATTTGATGCGGATGACGTGAGTTGAATGGCGCCAACAGACCATaatacaaaacaattcaatatagccaatcagaattgatATTTGTCTATCACAGGGATCGTATTTCCGGATTTCCGGTCGGTTTTTATCGGGATTGTGCGCAAACGTTGCAGACGTGACTCATACATAACCTCTGCGCAACTAAAGAAATGTCAGATGCGAGGGATTCTCCAAAACTTAACATGGAACACGGTTTCATGCAGTCCATCATAAAGAACCAAGTGGATAGAGATGAATATGACAAAGAGCAAAAACTTCTTAAAGTTCACGACAAGATCAGTGGAGCCGCTCGACAACGAACAAAAAGGCCGACCATACAAACTTACGTGCCGCCTCATCTGAGAGCAAAAGCGAGCAATAACGAGCAAAATCACGGTACTTCAGCAACGCCAGCGAAAGGTAATTCGGCTTGCGAAACAAGACAGATAACAATAgccgcttttttttttccaatgatATCGAAATGAGTGTCCCTGTATTCTGCAGTTTAGCCCAATCATACGTGATAATGGCGGTCCGAAAGATCAGTTAATTTATCTGTCGTAAGAAGATACATTTATTAATTAAGTGAATGACATCTTAGATTTGTTAAAAACCAGTTGATTGAGCTTGTGAGCACGTAATAAAAACGGCCCACTTAGTTTCATGTGACATAAATAATCGTTCATTGTTGTATGCCGCGTGCAACAGCAAGACTAAATTAAAATACCGAACTCCCATCCCAACACGTTGTTTTCGATACCCAGATTAAACTAGAGTTGACGCATGGTGATAGTCGCAAGCGAGGGGCCACATGCATGTACGCCCAACAATTTCTAACGTTTTTGTCTTTCCTAGTAGATTCACCGGTACCTGCTTCAGAGAGCTGGGAAGACCCCTCTACTCTGGCTGTTCCAGCAGAACAATCTGTAATTCCAGTGCGAATGAAACTAGAGTTTGTCAGAAAAGATGGAAAAGTGCAAGAATTGGATATTCACGAGGTAAGAATTTTCCAAGAATAGGAAGCTTAGATGTTCTGTCAAACATTGCGCTACTTATTGTAGCTCCTCACAAAATAATTGCACCAAGTTGAAGGGAAACCTTGTTTCGGTTACTACTGGTTTTCCACAACCTCATTTCAAAGACAGTGTTTACTAGCTCCCCTGTTTAACCATAAGGGTTTCTTTCGACTAACTGACTAAAGGGTTCATATGTTGTTTGTGTAGTACACCacaattataatttttataagCACCTTGAGTAGAGCAAAATTGTCGTTTCattattcaaaaataaaatagccCAGACAGTAAAGGTCTGGGGCCGGTTCCTGAAAGGAGGGATAAACTATACCAGGTATAACAATTTATCCCTGGATAAAGTTATTCTGGGGATAAAGTTATCCTTGGAATAAGGCACATTTATTCCTGGAATAGAGTTATCCTTCCTTTCAGGAACCGGCCCTTGAACAATAAAGATTTGTCTGTAGCTACTTGTCGTATGCTCACGCCTTTTTCATGTAATGTGTCAAGGTACTTTGATCTTATGTTCTAGGGGGAAGACGTGGAAAAGGTTGTCAACAGTTTTGGGAGAGCTAATGGCTTAGATGCAAAACTGCGAGATGCATTGTACCGCCAAATATCAAGGGCTCTAAATGGCAGACCATCATGACATTGATATTGTCACTGAAAGGAAGGCCTTTTCAATTATATAGTAACTATTATGTGTTGGCTTGTTTCTTTAAAGTTATTTGCAATATGTTTTGTCCTATGCAGGTTGTTCAAAAATATGCCACATTAAGCTCTATCTTGAACTTTCAATAATTGCTATTTTTCCTCTTTACCGTAGTCCTTGAGTTTtgtcaacttttcttttccctcAGCTTTTGGAAAGGCATTTTCAATAGGCAAATTGAAACCCTTGTTTGTTGCTTAGTCAAGGGTTAGCATTATTGAAATTACCTTTTGAACAACAGGGCCCTGGACTGTTGTGTTGCATGCAGTTGGTTTTGCACATAAACATGTGATAGtgtgaaattcaaattttttggTACAAGAATTTGTGTATTCATTGCAGCAAATTATAAAAAGCTTACATTAGCTTATTGTGGtactgattttattttcaaaattattattaatgactGTATAATTAATGTTTGTACATAATTAAGTTGATAAgaacagttttgaaaaaaaaaaatcaattacaaTACATTATACTATTGCTTCCAACTCACACAAATTAGTTCTGCTTTTCATGAAGCTCAACCccgaaaaaaatcattttgctATGAACATTTATTAAAATCAGAAACAGATGTCAAGTATGTTAAAGgattttatttattgtattATAATATCAAGCTTCAGTTTTATTACAGTGGTTGTTGTAAACTGAATATGTtggaaatattaaaaaagaaaagaaactattATCCAGCTTTGATTTGTGATGTaacatttgctgtgttgttcCATACGATTCTTCCACACCAGAAAACATGCATAGAAGGttcaattgaaattttttcattcttggCTTGCAGCAATGGGAGAACTGTTGTCTTTCTTCATTCTTGGTGTCTAGACTTACTCTTTTTGTAACTCATATATCTGccacacaaaagaaaacaatgaccaTGTTACGACCATTTAGATGCAACATTTACTGCTCAATTTTGTTCAGTGGATAAGTGCGATAAACTTCAAGTGAGCAATAAACGAGCCAGAATTTTCCTTATGGCTAAAGCATGTATCAAAGCCAACCAAGTAGAGCCTTTTGTGAATATCTGCCACTCTGAAGAGATGTAATTAGTCCATTCGTCCAGTGCTCCTAACTGCAAAACTATGACCATATTACCAGAAAGCGGACATAAGACAAGGATGGATTTTCAAGACAAAACACACCTCTTCAAAACGTGTCATGTGCCTGCACGTTAATTAATTGATCAATAAATGGTGTTA carries:
- the LOC141877391 gene encoding UPF0561 protein C2orf68 homolog isoform X1, which translates into the protein MSDARDSPKLNMEHGFMQSIIKNQVDRDEYDKEQKLLKVHDKISGAARQRTKRPTIQTYVPPHLRAKASNNEQNHGTSATPAKVDSPVPASESWEDPSTLAVPAEQSVIPVRMKLEFVRKDGKVQELDIHEGEDVEKVVNSFGRANGLDAKLRDALYRQISRALNGRPS
- the LOC141877391 gene encoding UPF0561 protein C2orf68 homolog isoform X2, coding for MSDARDSPKLNMEHGFMQSIIKNQVDRDEYDKEQKLLKVHDKISGAARQRTKRPTIQTYVPPHLRAKASNNEQNHGTSATPAKDSPVPASESWEDPSTLAVPAEQSVIPVRMKLEFVRKDGKVQELDIHEGEDVEKVVNSFGRANGLDAKLRDALYRQISRALNGRPS